The following proteins come from a genomic window of Heyndrickxia acidicola:
- a CDS encoding spore germination protein GerPB: protein MNIYVQQSIQIRMIKIGGISNSSVFQIGSAGIIKPASYLYNTGGYTQPAPTVGGPQGQTTPPLFTPSISPTPSR from the coding sequence ATGAATATCTATGTGCAGCAAAGTATTCAAATAAGGATGATAAAAATTGGCGGCATTTCTAACTCGTCTGTATTTCAAATAGGGAGTGCCGGGATCATTAAACCGGCATCGTATCTTTATAATACCGGGGGCTATACTCAGCCTGCTCCAACAGTTGGCGGGCCACAGGGACAGACAACTCCGCCGTTGTTTACTCCTTCAATCTCTCCGACACCATCAAGATAG
- a CDS encoding SDR family oxidoreductase has translation MSSQQSQSKKTLPKQHQDHQPGTEKEMNPQPEYIRSSYKGSGKLDGKVAIITGGDSGIGKSAAIYFAREGANVAILYLNEHEDAKTTRELIQKEGRECLLIPGDMGHEQHCQEAVKQVIEKFGKLDILVNNGAEQHPQESLLDITSEQLEKTFRTNIFSFFYMTKAALPHLQKGSSIINTTSITAYKGNPQLIDYSSTKGAILSFTRALSQSLASKGIRVNAVAPGPIWTPLIPSTFSADQVENFGGDTPLQRPGQPSELAPAYVYLASDDSSYVSGQTIHINGGDVVNG, from the coding sequence TTGAGCAGCCAGCAAAGTCAATCCAAAAAAACATTGCCAAAGCAGCATCAGGATCATCAGCCAGGTACGGAAAAAGAAATGAATCCTCAGCCAGAATACATTCGCAGTAGCTATAAAGGAAGCGGCAAGCTGGATGGAAAGGTAGCTATTATTACCGGCGGGGACAGCGGTATTGGCAAATCCGCTGCCATCTACTTTGCTCGTGAAGGGGCTAATGTAGCCATTCTGTATCTAAATGAACATGAGGATGCAAAAACTACGCGAGAGCTCATTCAAAAGGAAGGAAGAGAATGTCTGTTAATTCCAGGAGATATGGGACATGAGCAGCATTGCCAGGAAGCTGTTAAGCAGGTAATTGAAAAGTTTGGCAAGCTTGATATCTTGGTTAATAATGGAGCAGAGCAGCATCCGCAGGAAAGCCTGCTGGATATTACATCTGAACAGCTCGAGAAAACCTTCCGGACCAATATCTTTTCCTTTTTCTATATGACAAAAGCGGCTCTCCCTCATCTACAAAAGGGCAGCAGCATTATTAATACTACCTCTATTACTGCGTATAAAGGAAACCCACAGCTTATTGATTATTCTTCGACTAAAGGAGCAATACTTTCTTTTACTCGAGCCCTGTCCCAATCATTAGCCTCTAAAGGCATTCGGGTTAATGCAGTTGCACCGGGACCTATTTGGACCCCGTTAATCCCTTCTACCTTTAGTGCTGACCAAGTGGAAAATTTCGGAGGAGACACTCCCCTGCAGCGCCCTGGCCAACCATCCGAGCTGGCGCCTGCATACGTTTATTTAGCCTCCGATGATTCAAGCTATGTGTCCGGGCAAACCATTCACATAAATGGCGGGGATGTAGTAAACGGATAA
- a CDS encoding alpha-amylase family glycosyl hydrolase, whose translation MYKETEVLKDIFMNRGGTNLLGKLLIRIFLPFLLFCLLPVSAIAKEEYHSQTGPIYYLNVDRFKDGNTLNDLKDVNTKDPESYQGGDFQGIIDELDYIKGMGFKIVMLNSIFNGGPIGGRHPQTLDLSKPDAHYGSAAEFKKLVKEAHKKGLKMIVELDVQSGPNHVMIHKTTKNSRLRFPNQNEALRLTDNDSEKSLIDGAKEWIRETDLDGYFLPNADQSSVLFWRKFSQGMKSAKSTFILLGELNSNNPSDMASFQDEAGFDVILNNALNDPLRNAFSKPDAASQPLFQTWSLEQKLFKNPSVLAAYFDNEQTDRFTRDMLKNNQYPVTRWELALTYLYTQPEIPVVYYGSEIAIDGGNSPDNQRVMNFNADQTLISYINQVSGLRSKYPALSKGSMKVLAVEGGMSVYQRQYKGQTMVIAINNTSKSQSVNLNANQFPANTELHGELNGDLVRNEKGKFNIVLDRESSEVYLITKETGIHYWFFVVLIAIWLGFYLFVRLAKNKGKKRVS comes from the coding sequence ATGTATAAAGAAACAGAGGTTTTAAAAGACATTTTTATGAACCGCGGGGGGACAAATTTGCTGGGAAAATTGCTCATTCGAATCTTTTTGCCATTTCTCCTTTTTTGCTTACTGCCTGTAAGCGCAATAGCGAAAGAAGAATACCATTCGCAAACAGGACCGATTTATTATTTAAATGTGGACCGCTTTAAAGATGGCAATACCTTAAACGATTTAAAAGATGTTAATACAAAAGATCCAGAAAGCTACCAGGGAGGAGACTTCCAGGGAATTATAGATGAACTGGATTATATTAAGGGGATGGGGTTCAAAATAGTGATGCTAAACTCCATTTTTAATGGCGGCCCAATAGGTGGCCGGCATCCCCAGACTCTGGACCTTTCAAAGCCGGATGCTCATTATGGATCTGCAGCTGAGTTTAAGAAGCTGGTAAAAGAAGCTCATAAGAAAGGCTTGAAGATGATTGTGGAACTGGATGTACAATCCGGGCCGAACCATGTGATGATCCATAAGACAACGAAAAACAGCCGGCTGCGGTTTCCAAATCAAAACGAAGCTTTACGGTTGACGGATAATGACAGCGAAAAGTCCCTGATTGATGGAGCGAAGGAATGGATCCGGGAAACAGATCTAGATGGTTATTTTCTTCCAAATGCTGATCAATCCTCCGTTCTTTTTTGGAGAAAGTTTTCGCAGGGAATGAAGTCCGCAAAATCAACATTTATACTGCTGGGGGAACTTAACTCGAATAACCCTAGTGATATGGCTTCTTTTCAAGATGAAGCAGGGTTTGATGTCATTTTAAACAACGCTCTCAACGATCCTTTACGGAATGCTTTTTCAAAGCCTGATGCAGCTTCCCAGCCATTATTTCAGACATGGAGCCTTGAGCAAAAACTGTTTAAGAATCCCTCTGTACTTGCTGCTTACTTTGATAATGAACAGACAGATCGATTTACGAGAGATATGTTGAAAAATAACCAATATCCTGTGACGCGATGGGAGCTCGCACTTACCTATCTATATACTCAGCCTGAAATTCCGGTTGTTTATTACGGATCAGAAATTGCAATAGACGGCGGGAATAGCCCGGATAATCAAAGAGTGATGAATTTTAATGCGGACCAAACCCTCATCTCGTATATTAATCAAGTAAGCGGGCTGAGAAGTAAATATCCGGCCTTGTCAAAAGGGAGCATGAAGGTATTGGCTGTAGAGGGCGGTATGAGTGTATATCAAAGGCAATATAAAGGTCAAACCATGGTCATTGCTATTAATAATACCAGCAAATCACAGTCTGTTAATTTAAATGCTAATCAGTTCCCGGCCAATACGGAGCTTCACGGTGAACTGAACGGAGACCTTGTGAGAAATGAAAAAGGGAAATTTAATATTGTTTTGGATAGAGAATCGTCTGAAGTGTATCTGATAACGAAAGAAACAGGCATACATTATTGGTTTTTTGTTGTGTTAATCGCCATTTGGCTTGGTTTTTATTTATTTGTAAGACTGGCTAAAAACAAAGGGAAGAAAAGAGTTTCATAA
- a CDS encoding DegV family protein encodes MNVRLFADSACDLPLSFFKEKNVTLIPLQVNIDDRLYKDLETIDPKDIFKEIREGKLPKTSQPNPQTFQDLFKELAVSGEPGIYMAFSSELSGTCQTAIMVRDQVKEDFPDLDLTIIDTKCASIGYGLVVQHAAELALNGASKEEIIKTAESRSEHMEHLFTVEDLDFLARGGRLSKASAFLGGLLNIKPLLHVENGKLIPLEKLRGKKKLLKRMLDVMEERGTDLQNQVVGISHGDDEAAALELKQLIEERFGTTAFYINTIGAAVGSHAGPGTMALFFLNDTH; translated from the coding sequence ATGAACGTTCGATTATTCGCTGACAGTGCATGTGATTTACCACTGTCTTTTTTTAAAGAAAAAAATGTAACCTTGATTCCTTTGCAGGTCAACATTGATGATCGCTTATATAAAGATTTAGAAACAATCGATCCAAAGGATATCTTCAAAGAAATTCGTGAAGGAAAACTGCCAAAAACGTCTCAGCCTAATCCACAAACATTCCAGGATTTATTTAAAGAGCTTGCCGTTTCAGGAGAGCCGGGCATTTATATGGCTTTCTCATCTGAGCTTTCAGGAACGTGCCAGACAGCTATAATGGTCAGGGATCAAGTAAAAGAAGACTTTCCCGATCTGGATCTTACTATAATTGATACGAAATGTGCTTCCATTGGCTATGGGCTTGTGGTTCAGCATGCAGCAGAGCTTGCTTTGAACGGAGCATCTAAGGAAGAAATTATTAAAACAGCTGAATCTAGAAGCGAGCACATGGAGCATTTGTTTACCGTGGAGGATCTGGACTTCTTGGCCCGTGGAGGAAGACTTTCTAAAGCCTCTGCTTTTTTAGGAGGTCTTTTAAATATTAAGCCTTTGCTGCATGTTGAAAATGGAAAATTGATTCCTCTCGAAAAGCTGCGCGGCAAAAAAAAGCTATTAAAAAGAATGCTTGACGTTATGGAAGAAAGAGGGACAGACCTGCAAAATCAAGTGGTGGGAATCAGCCACGGCGATGATGAAGCAGCAGCCTTGGAATTAAAGCAGCTTATAGAAGAGAGATTTGGGACAACTGCATTCTACATTAATACAATTGGTGCCGCAGTTGGGTCTCACGCCGGTCCGGGTACAATGGCCTTATTCTTTTTAAACGATACGCATTGA
- a CDS encoding DUF2777 domain-containing protein, with amino-acid sequence MNPQQRMRFIEHQSRAFHMGTIEIINDQWVFFDEETDEAMMLDEYLNQEIEVFRHHKWFKGILAEDGQIQLFNETVFLMDQMNLRIRKKLLYSFEMLLDEYSDDTFVYFLQNLNALEFSIYDCIYCYNHLSFFPAEENKHGVNFLVFDNGEKICAVQHHFNHPEPAKERFEYTLNCGKRVIVEKMNPY; translated from the coding sequence ATGAATCCACAACAAAGAATGCGTTTTATTGAACATCAATCACGGGCGTTTCATATGGGGACAATTGAAATCATTAACGATCAGTGGGTCTTTTTTGATGAAGAAACAGATGAAGCTATGATGCTCGATGAGTATTTAAACCAAGAGATTGAAGTGTTCAGGCATCATAAATGGTTTAAAGGTATTCTGGCAGAGGACGGACAAATACAGCTTTTTAACGAAACTGTTTTTTTGATGGATCAAATGAATCTTAGAATCAGGAAAAAGCTGCTTTATTCCTTTGAGATGCTTTTGGATGAATACTCAGATGACACGTTTGTTTATTTTCTTCAAAATCTGAATGCTCTTGAATTTTCCATTTATGACTGCATTTATTGCTATAACCATTTATCTTTTTTTCCTGCAGAGGAGAACAAACATGGTGTAAACTTCTTGGTTTTTGATAACGGCGAGAAGATTTGCGCCGTTCAACACCATTTCAATCATCCAGAGCCGGCAAAGGAGCGTTTTGAATATACCTTAAACTGTGGCAAGAGAGTAATAGTGGAAAAGATGAATCCATATTAG
- a CDS encoding DUF418 domain-containing protein → MRPIEPSNRILSLDILRGFSLLGIYIVNMISFHSPFLYYDPLEWWRFEEKTAYEWIEVLAESSFYPIFAMMFGYGLSMIRDRVIQKSENYYRVAVRRLVILLCIGCIHAFLIWSGDILITYAICGLLVLGFLKYSGKTLLFSGIALFLFPNLLFGLYLLWSALVSPNQAGIYADITNIQSSISAYGSGGLGAIMKQRLTDWLAVNGPDNLIFLIFGIIPFILIGAGASKQKWLETAKGDQKKWMVILCFSAAAGIFLKLLPIVLTENLAYQFIAEKMGGPVLSFAYIALILLITNWKWGAICLKPLAAAGRMSLTVYLLQSIIGTLIFYHYGLDLYGQVTIEDGTYLAIGIYFILVILADCWFLKFRYGPLEKIWRSLTYGSVFSKRKETPAYFIGNKYSK, encoded by the coding sequence GTGAGACCTATTGAACCAAGTAACCGCATCCTTTCTTTGGATATACTGAGGGGCTTTAGTTTGCTGGGTATATATATCGTCAATATGATTTCGTTTCATTCCCCATTTTTATACTATGATCCATTAGAATGGTGGAGATTTGAGGAGAAAACAGCTTATGAATGGATAGAGGTTCTCGCGGAGTCCAGCTTTTACCCCATTTTCGCCATGATGTTTGGATATGGTCTAAGTATGATCCGGGATAGAGTGATTCAGAAAAGTGAAAATTATTATCGTGTGGCAGTCAGGCGCCTTGTTATTCTGTTATGTATTGGCTGTATACATGCTTTTCTTATTTGGTCTGGGGATATCCTTATCACCTATGCCATTTGCGGCCTGTTGGTACTTGGCTTCTTGAAATATTCAGGGAAAACGCTCCTTTTTTCCGGTATTGCCCTTTTTCTTTTCCCAAATTTATTATTTGGTTTGTATTTACTTTGGTCGGCACTTGTATCTCCCAATCAGGCAGGAATCTATGCTGACATTACGAATATACAATCCTCTATTTCCGCTTATGGGTCAGGGGGGCTTGGCGCTATTATGAAGCAGCGGCTGACGGATTGGCTGGCAGTAAATGGTCCTGACAATCTCATATTTTTGATTTTTGGGATTATACCGTTTATTCTTATAGGAGCAGGAGCTTCAAAGCAAAAATGGTTGGAGACGGCAAAAGGAGATCAGAAAAAATGGATGGTTATACTTTGCTTTTCTGCAGCTGCTGGCATATTTCTTAAATTGCTTCCCATTGTTCTAACTGAGAATCTTGCCTATCAATTCATAGCAGAAAAAATGGGAGGACCTGTACTGAGTTTTGCCTACATAGCGTTGATTTTGCTGATTACGAATTGGAAGTGGGGAGCCATCTGTTTAAAACCGCTTGCTGCTGCTGGAAGAATGTCTTTGACAGTTTATCTGCTCCAATCCATTATCGGAACACTTATTTTTTATCATTATGGTCTGGATCTATACGGACAAGTAACCATTGAGGATGGAACCTATCTGGCAATCGGAATTTATTTTATTTTAGTCATTCTAGCCGATTGCTGGTTTTTAAAGTTTCGTTATGGCCCTTTAGAAAAAATTTGGCGCAGCTTAACCTATGGCTCTGTCTTTTCAAAACGAAAAGAGACGCCTGCCTACTTTATTGGAAATAAATACAGTAAGTGA
- a CDS encoding spore germination protein, which produces MPGFVGAVQVLSIGSSGVFHIGDVFQIQPNSVVKTFAGAGSFNTGENLNINNQQSSTNTYDMDGIDQGNYLNL; this is translated from the coding sequence ATGCCCGGTTTTGTAGGTGCCGTTCAGGTACTGAGTATTGGTTCAAGCGGGGTCTTCCATATCGGTGATGTCTTTCAGATTCAGCCGAATTCTGTTGTTAAGACATTTGCAGGGGCTGGGTCATTTAATACAGGGGAAAACTTAAACATTAACAATCAGCAATCTTCCACCAACACATACGATATGGATGGCATTGACCAAGGAAATTATTTGAATTTATAA
- a CDS encoding fumarylacetoacetate hydrolase family protein, translating to MRFLTFHANGKEQFGILFDQDSTILNLSLYGQRHQDFSFPATLLEAIKQGDAFLNAISGILETDRDELMPYLIGLKDISLLAPIPTPVKNIFCIGKNYRDHAIEMGSATDIPTEMIVFTKAPTTVIGHLSEIDSHPEVTSQLDYEGELAVVIGKKGKSIPQDEAMEHIFGYTIINDITARDLQEKHKQYFIGKSLDTSCPMGPWIVSRSEIENPEQLSITTKVNGNLRQDSNTEHFIFPIREMISVLSKGMTLEPGDIIATGTPAGVGKGFKPPKFLAKGDKIEVTVEMIGTLTNVVK from the coding sequence ATGCGTTTTTTAACATTTCACGCAAACGGCAAAGAGCAATTTGGAATACTATTCGATCAAGACAGCACCATTTTAAATTTGTCACTTTATGGACAGCGTCACCAGGATTTTTCATTTCCTGCAACTTTATTAGAGGCCATTAAACAAGGTGATGCTTTTTTGAATGCTATATCCGGTATACTTGAAACGGACCGGGACGAATTGATGCCATATCTTATTGGATTGAAGGACATTAGCCTTCTTGCTCCTATTCCCACACCGGTAAAAAACATATTCTGCATTGGAAAGAATTATCGCGACCATGCTATTGAAATGGGAAGCGCAACAGATATTCCCACAGAGATGATTGTTTTTACAAAAGCACCGACAACGGTGATAGGACATCTTTCTGAAATCGATTCACATCCAGAAGTGACCTCACAACTGGATTATGAGGGAGAGCTGGCAGTGGTGATTGGAAAGAAGGGGAAAAGTATCCCTCAGGATGAAGCCATGGAGCATATATTCGGCTACACCATTATTAACGATATAACGGCACGGGACCTTCAGGAAAAGCATAAACAATATTTTATCGGAAAAAGTCTGGATACATCATGCCCGATGGGACCGTGGATTGTGTCACGTTCTGAAATTGAAAATCCAGAGCAGTTATCCATTACCACAAAAGTAAATGGTAATCTTCGCCAAGATTCCAATACAGAACATTTTATCTTTCCGATAAGAGAAATGATCTCGGTTCTATCAAAGGGAATGACCCTTGAACCGGGAGATATTATTGCAACAGGAACACCAGCTGGGGTTGGAAAAGGTTTCAAACCTCCGAAATTCCTTGCAAAGGGCGACAAAATTGAGGTCACTGTCGAGATGATTGGAACTTTGACAAACGTGGTGAAATAA
- a CDS encoding YisL family protein, translating into MLHNTDAHITTWVITLILFIVALFLHNSKNEKGFKIVHMVIRLFYILIIITGGLLFFNNQSLNPALYGVKMLVGLLVIAVMEMLLIRLKKGKGTGLFWVLFIILLLAVFYLGLRLPLGWHPFA; encoded by the coding sequence ATGCTTCATAACACAGACGCCCATATCACCACATGGGTCATAACCTTAATTTTATTTATCGTTGCATTATTTTTACATAACAGCAAGAATGAAAAAGGCTTTAAAATCGTCCATATGGTCATCAGACTATTCTACATTCTGATTATTATCACAGGAGGCCTCTTATTTTTTAACAACCAAAGCCTGAATCCGGCTCTTTATGGCGTGAAAATGCTTGTAGGCCTGCTGGTTATTGCTGTAATGGAGATGCTGTTAATACGCTTGAAAAAAGGGAAGGGAACAGGCCTTTTTTGGGTACTATTCATAATCCTTCTCCTTGCTGTATTCTACTTAGGCCTTAGGCTTCCATTAGGCTGGCATCCTTTTGCTTAA
- a CDS encoding YajQ family cyclic di-GMP-binding protein — MAKESSFDIVSNVDLSEVSNAIQIAMKEITTRYDFKGSKSDIKLDKDELVLVSDDEFKMDQLKDVLFSKLIKRGVPVKNLDYGKMEAAAGATVRQRAKLVQGIDKENAKAINTIIKNSGVKVKSQVQDDQIRVTGKSRDDLQQIMAAIRGADLPIDVQFVNYR, encoded by the coding sequence ATGGCTAAAGAAAGTTCTTTTGATATCGTTTCAAATGTTGATTTGTCGGAAGTAAGCAATGCCATTCAAATTGCCATGAAGGAAATTACGACCCGTTATGATTTCAAAGGCAGCAAAAGTGATATTAAATTGGATAAAGACGAACTAGTTCTTGTTTCTGATGACGAATTTAAAATGGATCAACTGAAGGATGTCCTGTTTAGTAAACTAATCAAACGCGGCGTTCCTGTGAAAAATTTGGATTACGGTAAAATGGAAGCGGCTGCAGGTGCCACTGTACGCCAGCGGGCAAAGCTTGTTCAAGGAATTGATAAAGAGAATGCCAAAGCCATTAACACGATTATAAAAAATAGCGGAGTCAAAGTGAAAAGCCAGGTTCAGGATGACCAAATTCGCGTAACTGGCAAAAGCCGCGATGATTTACAGCAAATCATGGCTGCCATCCGTGGAGCAGATTTGCCGATTGATGTCCAATTTGTGAATTATCGATAG
- a CDS encoding DUF3941 domain-containing protein, which produces MSHTSDNDKKARDNNALRHEKNMEREKNRKAGRDQYSKKTDHL; this is translated from the coding sequence ATGTCTCACACATCCGATAATGATAAAAAAGCGCGTGATAATAATGCCCTTCGCCATGAAAAAAACATGGAGCGAGAAAAAAACCGCAAAGCGGGCAGAGATCAATACTCTAAAAAAACCGATCACTTATAA